The Triticum aestivum cultivar Chinese Spring chromosome 6D, IWGSC CS RefSeq v2.1, whole genome shotgun sequence genomic sequence ACGTCCAACGGCTCGCCCGATGCCGCAGAACCGGCGCGCGGTTCCTCGAAGCGATCGTACGCGGACCAGGAGGCGGAGCCGCGGGCCAGCAAGAAGCCGTGCGGTGCGAGCAGGAAGACGAGCAAGGCGAAGCCGGCGGCGCCCACCACCACCTCGGCCAAGGGGGGCCCGCAAAGCCACACCGCAAAGGTAAATTCGGTACCGAATCTTTCTACTGCTCGAATTCATTATTCATTGCGTTTCGTTGCGGATTTCGGAGGATCTGAACGTAGCGTTCCGTGTTGCAGAACCGGCGGGAGAAGATCAGCGAACGGCTCCGGACACTGCAGGAGCTGGTGCCCAACGGCACCAAGGTCGACATGGTCACCATGCTCGAGAAGGCATTCAGCTACGTCAAGTTCCTGCAGCTGCAAGTCAAGGTGCTGGCGACGGACGAGTTCTGGCCGGCGCAAGGGGGAACGGCGCCGGAGATCTCCCAGGTGAAGGAGGCGCTGGACGCCATCTTATCGTCGCAGAGGGTGCAACTGAACTGAACTGCTTAGCTAGCCTCCGTGGCAAACGTATGGTAGAGATTAATCAGTGACGAACCACCTCGTTCGAAGATAAATAAGGTTGCGCTATATATATACGTACTTGATCTGATGCAGTGATGTAGAGAGAGATATTTAACATTTTGTTAAGGACTGTGATATTGCCATATAA encodes the following:
- the LOC123141689 gene encoding transcription factor SPATULA-like, with translation MALVREPMVMCGGGFDAEAPVFDALGYGGHYALLGGLDAAALFGGYAYAHDEPAGAASAYAPESASWAGAGASVLAFDRASRGQAVQALAEEEAWMDAMDEDQHAGPASTIGFDPATGCFSLTQSSGGARRPFGLLFPSTSNGSPDAAEPARGSSKRSYADQEAEPRASKKPCGASRKTSKAKPAAPTTTSAKGGPQSHTAKNRREKISERLRTLQELVPNGTKVDMVTMLEKAFSYVKFLQLQVKVLATDEFWPAQGGTAPEISQVKEALDAILSSQRVQLN